GACCCTGTTGTGTGCGATCAGCGGCCTGTCACCTGCATTGCCGATCGCCCTGCTGCTCGGCGTGCTGCTCGGTCACCGCGATCGCATGCCGGTGTGGCTGGCTGGTAGCGTTGGCACGCTCGCGCTGCTTGCATCGCTGCAGGCGGGCGCTGCCGCGTGGCCACCGCTGCTGCAGGCCGGGATGCTCGCGGGCCTGACCCTGTTCCTTGGCCAGGTCGCACTGCGGCTGCGCCAGCAGACCGAAGCACTCGGCCACGGCCCCCGCCGGTTGGCCGCACTGGCGCGCGACATCGCCATCGGTGCTGATCTTGGCGCACATGCCGACACCAGCGCCTACGCACCAGGTTCGTTGGCCCATGCGCTGGCCGATACCGCACGCCATGTACAGGCCCAGCGTGGGCGCGAGGCAGAGGCGCATGCCGAGAACGCGCAGATCCGCCAGGCGCTGGATGCCTCGCGCACGGCAATGATGATCGCCGACAACGATCACGTGATCCGCTACGTGAACCGCTCGGTGGTAGCCCTGCTGCGCAACCAGCAGGCGACGCTGCGCCAGGCCTTCCCCGATTTCGATGCCGAGCGCCTGGTGGGCAGCAGCATCCATCGCTTCCACGCCAACCCGGACCGCATCCGCGCCATCCTCAATGGCCTGCAGGTCACCCACAACGGCAAGGTCCAGATCGGCCCGGTGCACTTCGCGCAGGTGGTTACTCCAGTCTTCGACGCACAGGGCCTGCGCATGGGCTTCGCCGTGGAATGGCATGACCGTACCCACGAGCTGGCGCTGGAGAACGCGGTTGCCGGAATCGTCGCGGCCGCCGCCGCCGGCGATCTCGAACAGCGCCTGCAGGCGACCGAAGGTGCCAGCTTCCTCGATGGCCTGACCGGTGGCATAAACCAGCTGCTGGATACACTGGGCAGTACCGTCGATGAAGTACGGCAGATGCTTTCGGCGCTGGCCAACGGCGATCTCGACCGGCGCATGCGCGGCGAGTATCACGGTGCCTTCGCCGCGATCCAGCGTGATGCCAACGCTACCGCCGGCCAGCTGGCCCGCATGGTCGGCCACATCCAGCAATGCGCGTCCTCGATCAGTACCGCGGCCAGCGAGATCGCTGCGGGCAATAGCGCGCTGTCCGAGCGCAGCGAGCGCCAGGCGGCGCACCTGCAGGAAACCGCTGCTTCGATGGAAGAGCTGACCGCCACCGTGCGCCAGAACGCCGCCCATGCACGCGAGGCCAGCCAGCTGGCGGTCACCACGCAGACCGCCGCCAGCGACGGCAATATCGTCATGCAGCGGGTCGTCGACACCATGCAGGCGATCGAAGGGGCGTCGAAGCGGATCGGCGACATCACCGGCGTCATCGATGGCATCGCCTTCCAGACCAACATCCTCGCGCTCAACGCAGCAGTGGAAGCCGCGCGTGCAGGCGAGCAGGGCCGGGGCTTCGCGGTGGTGGCCAGCGAGGTGCGCGTACTGGCGCAACGTTCGGCCGCCGCCGCGCAGGAAATCAAGAAACTGATCGATGAAGCCGGTCGTCAGGTCGGTGAAGGCGCCCAGCTTGTGGCCGACGCCGGCCAGCGCATGCAGGGTATTGTCGGCGGCGTGGCGAGTGTCACCCACCTGATGCACGAGATCTCCGCGGCTTCGCAGGAGCAGTCGATCGGCATCGAGCAGATCAACCAGACCGTGGTGCAGATGGACCAGGCCACGCAGCAGAATGCCGCGTTGGTGGAGGAAGCGACTGCCGCAGCACGTGAACTGCAGTCGCAGGCGGGGACGCTTACCGAGGCAGTGTCGGTATTCCGTCAGCAGGAACCGCACGAGGTATCGCGGGCCGCCTGATGCGGACCTGCAATTCGATCCTGATCATGACGGCGCCCGCAGGGCGCCGTTTTTTTGCCTGTTTTTGCGTGATGGGTCAGGAAAAGACCGCTTCCGGGCCTGCCGTGAGTAGCGACCACCCCTGGTTGGCGCCGCATCCACACACTGCGTGGATCTACCGGTAGTGCCGGCCGCTGGCCGGCAATCACAGCGACGCGCACTGTCTGGACCTGCTGCCGGGGTTGGCACCGCTCTTCGCAAGGACAGCCCATCCACGCATGGCGTGGATCTACTCTTGATCCGCCTGCCCTCGGTAGCTGCCAACCTTGGTTGGCGCTGTGGCTGCCCGCGGAGAATATCCACGTATGGCGTGGATCTACCGGCCGACGTGCAGCCACGGGGGTGCCGGCCAGCGGCCGGCACTACCTGCATTTTCTGCGCACAAAGAAAAACCCCGCTGCGTGAGCAGCGGGGTTTTGGGTATAAACCCTGGCGATGACCTACTCTCGCATGGCTTGAGCCACACTACCATCGGCGCAGCTACGTTTCACTTCCGAGTTCGGGATGGGATCGGGTGGTTCCACAGCGCTAATTTCACCAGGGAGGCTTTTGGAGAGTCGCACTCGTCCCGAGGGACAAGGCGCCAGCCTCGCATAGTTCTTGTGACGTAGCGTGCACTTGGATGCTCTTACGACGCTGTCGTAAAGCCAAGGCAACTTGAGGTTATATGGTCAAGCCGCACGGATCATTAGTATCAGTTAGCTCAATGCATTGCTGCACTTACACACCTGACCTATCAACCACGTAGTCTACATGGTTCCTTCAGGGGGCTTGTGCCCCGGGAGATCTCATCTTGAGGCGCGCTTCCCGCTTAGATGCTTTCAGCGGTTATCGCTTCCGAACATAGCTACCCGGCAATGCCACTGGCGTGACAACCGGAACACCAGAGGTTCGTCCACTCCGGTCCTCTCGTACTAGGAGCAGCCCCTCTCAAATCTCCAACGCCCATGGCAGATAGGGACCGAACTGTCTCACGACGTTCTGAACCCAGCTCGCGTACCACTTTAAATGGCGAACAGCCATACCCTTGGGACCGACTACAGCCCCAGGATGTGATGAGCCGACATCGAGGTGCCAAACACCGCCGTCGATATGAACTCTTGGGCGGTATCAGCCTGTTATCCCCGGAGTACCTTTTATCCGTTGAGCGATGGCCCTTCCATACAGAACCACCGGATCACTAAGTCCTAGTTTCCTACCTGCTTGATCCGTCGATCTTGCAGTCAAGCACGCTTATGCCTTTGCACACAGTGCGCGATGTCCGACCGCGCTGAGCGTACCTTCGAGCTCCTCCGTTACTCTTTAGGAGGAGACCGCCCCAGTCAAACTACCCACCATACACGGTCCCCGACCCAGATAATGGGCCCAGGTTAGAACGTCAAGCACGACAGGGTGGTATTTCAAGGATGGCTCCACTGCAGCTAGCGCCACAGTTTCATAGCCTCCCACCTATCCTACACAGACGAACTCAACGTTCAGTGTAAAGCTATAGTAAAGGTTCACGGGGTCTTTCCGTCTTGCCACGGGAACGCTGCATCTTCACAGCGATTTCAATTTCACTGAGTCTCGGGTGGAGACAGCGCCGCTGTCGTTACGCCATTCGTGCAGGTCGGAACTTACCCGACAAGGAATTTCGCTACCTTAGGACCGTTATAGTTACGGCCGCCGTTTACTGGGGCTTCGATCAAGAGCTTCGCCTTGCGGCTGACCCCATCAATTAACCTTCCAGCACCGGGCAGGCGTCACACCCTATACGTCCACTTTCGTGTTTGCAGAGTGCTGTGTTTTTGATAAACAGTCGCAGCGGCCTGGTTACTGCGACCCTCTTCAGCTATAGCTCGCACGAGCCACCAAAAAGGGTGCACCTTCTCCCGAAGTTACGGTGCCATGTTGCCTAGTTCCTTCACCCGAGTTCTCTCAAGCGCCTGAGAATTCTCATCCTACCCACCTGTGTCGGTTTACGGTACGGTCTGCGTAAGCTGAAGCTTAGGAGCTTTTCCTGGAAGCGTGGTATCAGTGACTTCGCCATAAAGGCTCGTCTCGGTGCTCGGTCTTAAAGGATCCCGGATTTGCCAAAGATCCAAACCTACCGCCTTTCCCCAGGACAACCAACGCCTGGTACACCTAACCTTCTCCGTCCCTCCATCGCACTTACGCGAGGTGCAGGAATATTAACCTGCTTCCCATCGACTACGACTTTCGTCCTCGCCTTAGGGGCCGACTCACCCTGCGCCGATTAACGTTGCGCAAGGAAACCTTGGGCTTTCGGCGTGCGGGTTTTTCACCCGCATTATCGTTACTCATGTCAGCATTCGCACTTCCGATACCTCCAGCAGACTTCTCAATCCACCTTCAACGGCTTACGGAACGCTCCTCTACCGCGCATACAAAGTATGCACCCCAAGCTTCGGTTCACTGCTTAGCCCCGTTAAATCTTCCCCGCAGACCGACTCGACCAGTGAGCTATTACGCTTTCTTTAAAGGGTGGCTGCTTCTAAGCCAACCTCCTGGCTGTCTGTGCCTTTCCACATGGTTTTCCACTTAGCAGTGAATTTGGGACCTTAGCTGTGGGTCTGGGTTGTTTCCCTTTTCACGACGGACGTTAGCACCCGCCGTGTGTCTCCCATACAGTCCGTCTCGGTATTCGGAGTTTGCAATGGTTTGGTAAGTCGCGATGACCCCCTAGCCATAACAGTGCTCTACCCCCGAGAGGATACATATGAGGCGCTACCTAAATAGCTTTCGAGGAGAACCAGCTATCTCCGGGTTCGATTAGCTTTTCACTCCTAATCACACCTCATCCCCTACCTTTGCAACGGGAGTGGGTTCGGGCCTCCAGTGCGTGTTACCGCACCTTCACCCTGGGCATGACTAGATCACCCGGTTTCGGGTCTACTGCCCGCGACTATGCGCCCTTATCAGACTCGGTTTCCCTTCGCCTCCCCTATACGGTTAAGCTTGCCACGAACAGTAAGTCGCTGACCCATTATACAAAAGGTACGCAGTCACTCCTTGCGGAGCTCCTACTGCTTGTACGCACACGGTTTCAGGTTCTATTTCACTCCCCTCTCCGGGGTTCTTTTCGCCTTTCCCTCACGGTACTGGTTCACTATCGGTCGGTCAGTAGTATTTAGCCTTGGAGGATGGTCCCCCCATGTTCAGACAGGGTTTCACGTGCCCCGCCCTACTCGTCTTCACTGAAATGGCCCTTTCAGATACAGGGCTATCACCTTCTATGGCCGCTCTTTCCAGAGCGTTTTCCTAGAACCAAATCAGCTTAAGGGCTAGTCCGCGTTCGCTCGTCGCTACTTACGGAATCTCGGTTGATTTCTTTTCCTCTGGTTACTTAGATATTTCAGTTCACCAGGTTCGCTTCCAGCAGCTATGTATTCACTGCAGGATACCCGCAAGCGGGTGGGTTTCCCCATTCGGACATTACCGGATCAAAGCTTGTTGCCAGCTCCCCGATACTTTTCGCAGGCTGCCACGTCCTTCATCGCCTCTGACCGCCAAGGCATCCACCGTGTGCGCTTATTCGCTTGACCATATAACCGCAAGTTGCCTTGGGTTATACATTTGACCCGGGGGTACAAAGCCCGGATACGAATATAACGACTCAATTAATAAAGAGACTTATGTCTCTCGCCTTAGCCTCACGACACGTCTGATAGAACATCTCAAACGCTCGCTACGTCACAAGTTTTAAAAGAACACGTACCAGCTACAGTGCTGATGCGTATAAAGATCGATTGTATGCGTCATTCAGAGAATGGTGGGTCTGGGTAGACTCGAACTACCGACCTCACCCTTATCAGGGGTGCGCTCTAACCACCTGAGCTACAGACCCGGAAAAACTTTCCGGTAACAGCCCAAACATGGTGGAGCCTGTCGGGATCGAACCGACGACCCCCTGCTTGCAAAGCAGGTGCTCTCCCAGCTGAGCTAAGGCCCCAAAAGGGACTCTCACATCGGCCTGGCCGACGTGATTCTCTGAATGCAG
The sequence above is a segment of the Stenotrophomonas maltophilia genome. Coding sequences within it:
- a CDS encoding methyl-accepting chemotaxis protein; translation: MSIASARPPDTVRLPHLLQIARGADRRLLIGTTALAIAGLVLALRGPQVVPAALVAAAVLPALWLAGPLAGRGIARNGLAILLSLQLTLLCAISGLSPALPIALLLGVLLGHRDRMPVWLAGSVGTLALLASLQAGAAAWPPLLQAGMLAGLTLFLGQVALRLRQQTEALGHGPRRLAALARDIAIGADLGAHADTSAYAPGSLAHALADTARHVQAQRGREAEAHAENAQIRQALDASRTAMMIADNDHVIRYVNRSVVALLRNQQATLRQAFPDFDAERLVGSSIHRFHANPDRIRAILNGLQVTHNGKVQIGPVHFAQVVTPVFDAQGLRMGFAVEWHDRTHELALENAVAGIVAAAAAGDLEQRLQATEGASFLDGLTGGINQLLDTLGSTVDEVRQMLSALANGDLDRRMRGEYHGAFAAIQRDANATAGQLARMVGHIQQCASSISTAASEIAAGNSALSERSERQAAHLQETAASMEELTATVRQNAAHAREASQLAVTTQTAASDGNIVMQRVVDTMQAIEGASKRIGDITGVIDGIAFQTNILALNAAVEAARAGEQGRGFAVVASEVRVLAQRSAAAAQEIKKLIDEAGRQVGEGAQLVADAGQRMQGIVGGVASVTHLMHEISAASQEQSIGIEQINQTVVQMDQATQQNAALVEEATAAARELQSQAGTLTEAVSVFRQQEPHEVSRAA